CATTGAGAGACTCTCCCTAAGAGACATCTTTGCTCTTGAGATAACTTTTGTGTCTCTATGAGTTGCAAAACATTCTTGGTCTAGTCTGGAGTAAACAACCATTTTGTTGCTATACGTCTCCAACTAACTATCTTACTTACAAAAGTAACCACCTTTAACTATCTTACCTACAAAAGTAACCACCTTTACTTTTTAGACAAAACTCTATGAGACTTGTCAATAACCCATTCATCCTATGTCTAGATTTTAACTATTGATAGTACTCCTACATCATCATCAATGATTAGGGTCTTATCAATTCTATGTATTGCCATTTTACTCAATATCTCTCGTACTCATGGCTATATCCAAGTTTTTGATATAACATTTGAGTTCTTAGATCAAAACTTGATATTCCAATACTTGGATGCATGCATAAGTTCAACAAAGTACTTTTGCTTCTAGCATTTTACATGCCTTTAGATGCTTGCTAAAACATTTGTCTGACTGTATCATACAAATACATTTTTGATGGTGATTATCTTAAAATAATCAATGTTAGACTTAATTTTGAATAGAGGTCAAGCATGCTTACAGGTGAAGAATTTTCTCATAGTAGATTCCTTTCTTTCtgagaaatattttttactGCCATTGCTTCAAAGGTTTTATCCTTTCTGTCTATTCAACCTTTACTTGTAAACTCAATTACAACATCTAAGTTTTGTTAGGCGCCTTTACAAGTAGTTAGACTTGGTTGGAATACCAACCAGATTTTACATAGTCTTTATCTAATTATCCGCATCCAAAACCATTCCATTGTATTCTTTGGGGTATGATTCATCTAATGAATCTCGACTCCCACTACAATATAATCAGTACTTTAGATATGTAAATAGTAAAACACATAGTGTATCTGAAACATCCGTAATGTCTTCAAAGAAAAGAATCCTTTGTTCATATTATCTTCCAAAAATGATTCTTAGACTAGGATCTTATCAAGATACAATGGGCCTCTAGAGCCCATCCCAAACTAGTCTTTGGATCTTCGATGGATGAACAAATACAAAACAACTTTGGCAATACTTATGTTTTGTTAGCTCAATAATAAACATCAAAGTAATCAATGATTCTAAAATTAAATGTCTTTCGTATAAATATTAAACGATCTAAATATGACAACTTTGGAATTTTCATTTCAATTCCAAACTTTTAAGGTCTgtcttttcttcttggttttctgGTTTTCCTAGAACCCATGCAATCTAATTGCAGACATGTATTAGTACCAAATCCACACACTAGGAATTTAAGTGGATTTTTACTAAGCATGTATCTCCAAGCCAAAAGAAAACTTTTACCTAAATGTTTGAGTGCGAGATACTTAAAGACAATTTCTCATTCATTTTTCATCCTTCATGCAATAAAAACATATCCCTTTGGACTCACTCCTAAATTTATTGACACCTATTACAACAACTTTACCATTTTTCTTGGtctcatttttctctcctttccATCATGCTATCCGCTGCTACACTCACCAATTTAGACAAAGAGCAAACCTCTTTGCCTTTAAGCATACATCTGAATTCCTTAAAAGAGTATATCATGGATATGAGGATTTCATCAATCCTAGATTGATCATTAACCTCAGTATTTATTAAACctagtttttcaatttgacaatcTCATTGTATATTGAAACAACTTCAGCCATCTCGGTATCTATGTCCTGTTGGAGAATAAGATATTATTCCCCAAACTTTACTTCCAGATATTCCAACATATCTGAAGCAACCTTAAAGTTTTACAACTTTACATAAAGTCAGGTGCTAATGATGTCAAGATCAAATCTTTTGCTACATCATTAATATGCAACCCCTGATTGTAATTATTTACTTTAACATAAGTGGCTTTAATGTAGGATAGACATGATGAGTTTGCACAAGATTGTGTCCTTCTAGTCTCATAGATTTATTATAATCTTGTTTCCAATCTTTATAGGTGgattcataaattataataattggACCCACAAGCATTACATAAGGATCAAATgttgtaaaataaattataatatcaggacatatatcaattttgcaaacaaatataatatgaaaacccAATGCAAAACATATAATTAGGAGAAATGTCTTTAAGTACCATGATTAGGTGAGACAACTTACTAATTATCAACATCCAATAGAATTAACATCTTTTTGCTAACCTTTAATCTCTAATTTGAAGATAACATAGCTCCAAAGGGAGATTAATATCCTAAATTAGTCAAGTGTTGACCATCAAGTAGATTTGATGTGATTGTCAAGTAACTCCACGGAAACGTAGTCGTTCTTTATACATAACCACATCTTATTTATCTCTAAAGGAAATCTAACTTTGTAATCCATAAAATAAAGACACACTCCGAAGGGAGTAGGGCCAATGGCCAAGGCGAGGTGCCCTTACTTCATTATTACATATTGACCTATGATGGAGACTGCAAGAATCAATAGTATTGACTCTCTTTCTCACTTGATATTTTAAACTTATGAGCtttatataaaaacaattgtAATATGAGCTTTGTTTAAGAATAATTGTAATCGTATTACAATTGCAACTTGCTTTTCTAATTGGATTACCTTGCCAATCTTATAAGCGATCTTAATTAACTACGTTAGGTTCCTTATCTCATTAGGTAATGGATATTCTAATTTAATAGAATcattaattcaatttatttttcaaaacaaaagccCTAATTTATATGACATGGTTGACCTAATCAAATTAGCTAGGAATAAAAcatcgtcttttttttttttttttttttttgttgcttagGATGATAGTTAAGAAGGGGCGTATTGAATGATTGTGTCAATGCAgggcaaaaaattaaaacaaattgatACAATGACTCTTTCGGTGTTTAGAGTGATTACTACATAGATATTTTTCGATATGAAACTTATAAAACAAAGACTTcgaaacaaaatagaaaataaatttctttgcAAATAATTTAGTTGCCTATATTGAAATAGTTGTAAACTTCAATTTATTCGATACTTGacgattttatttctttaaaagaGTGCAACTGCAATTTTAGatacttttttgtatttttgtttctttttgtactAGTACCAACATGTTAGGTTACTCATATATAAATTTTGGCACAAGTTTTGTAGATATACCTTTTGTGATATACATCTTGGTGATAAATTACTTCATTTCAgttttaaattgtgttttttatatttttcgttCGGCCCCTCCAATAATAACTTTCTGACTCAGATCTACAGCTAAATCTCTGGAGaaaatttgaatgaaagaaTATTCAACTTTTATATTCACGATATCGTATGTGACGAGAAAgttatgttattttaatattaataaaagcCTGAAGttttcagaaaaaagaaaaaaaggagaaaaaagaagaagaagaagaagatgaagcttTGTCCGGTTAACACATAAGCTAGCTGCCACGTCTCATTGACACACACACATAAGTACCTAGATAATATACTTGTATACATTATGCATTCATTTGTTTCTTATTTATAGTACGTACTTGGTGGAATATGTTAATAATTAGGATCTACCGAGATAAGAAAGATACAGGCTAAGAAAGAGAAGCACAAATGGTCCGTTCAAATCATGAAGGAACTTCTTGAACATGCTTCCACGAACGAATATGGCAACACTGGGACGACCCCTCCATTATTGGCAGCAGACGGCGAGACACGTCCTTATACTATTGCTGAAGGAAGCGTCGACTACAGCAACATTTTCTCGGAAGATCAGCAGAAGCCAAATAATCTGACCCCTGAATCTTCAGAAGCTAACCAAAGATACAAAAGCAAGGAAATCGAGGGTACGTAATACCCTATCCTTTTTAGGGAGTGATTCCCTCGTAATCCTTTTcacacaatttttatacaattcttCTCGCATTGTGTGGGTCCTATGCATGTAGGTCCTACACGTAAAACCCATATAATATAAGAGCCTAAAGAGTTGTGTGAGAGTTATGCGGGGGTTTTAATTTCTGAGGGAAACATTACTCATCCTTTTTAGTCCTTCCTATCTGATTAGCTTACAAAACTCCTGTCCTAATTAAGGGACTTTTAAGAGGCCGGGTGGGCgtttaaaaccttttttttttttttttttttaaatgaaagaaaCTTCTCAAGGCTTCTAATGACACTAATTGAGCATGCGTGAATAATTCTTCGAATCTCTTGATTTATTCTTAGGTATGTACGTACAAATACTCAATCCCAAATATGCtgtgtaataatttttttaagaaaataataataataataataaaatatgctaTGTAATAATCGGTGTACGTGTAATTCTTCGAATTGTATGGATTagatggacataaatttcttacaaatcggtttataagaaatttcgtacaacccacatataagattgacatgtgtcctttaagcataTGAAAAGtacatgttattttattaatactattaaaaaaacatgtgagaagtacatgttattaaaacaaTGTGTCCTTCTCACATTCCAATAAacacatattaattttatatgtgggttaaaaaaatttttttacaaaccaatttgtaagaaattactATCCGAATTAAACTATGTAAAGGCGTTGTTCATCATAGCTACAAGAGTTGCCACCTTAATTAGCAACGATTGTCGCAAACTGTTTAATCAAAGcccaaacaaatatatattatttgcaggtaggCCAAAGAACGAGACTACCATATTAATTGCATCTAAAGCTGGCGTCACGAACATTTCGGAGAGCATCCTGGAACATTTTCCGGTTGCCATACAAGACATGAATGCGGACAAGAAGAATATAATGACGTTGACGGTGCAGAACATGggtaaaggaaaaacaaaatttaattgctTCTTTTAATCAATCGGCCCATGTATGTCGGCAACagtttaatcaaattaagcCCAATTACACATTGTGCTATTTGCAGAGACGAGAATGCAAAAGGGAGAGACTCCCATATTAATTGCTGCCAAAAATGGTATCACTGAAATTGTGGAGGAAATCCTGCATCGTTTTCCGATTGCCATACACGACATGAATACAGAGAAGAAGAATATAGTGCTGTTGGCGGTGGAGCACAGGCAACCGCATGTATATCAACTGTTGCTAAAAAGAAATATCCTGAGAGACAGCGTGTTTAGGGTAGTGGACAACGAAGGGAATAGTGCCTTGCATCTCGCGGCAAAGCTTGGAGACTACAAGCCCTGGCTAATTCCCGGTGCTGCCTTGCAAATGCAATGGGAAATCAAGTGGTATGAGGTATGCATGACCCCGGATTCATTtccatctttattttttacGATTACTGGTTTAATATTTTACCCTAGGTTCTCAAGCCTAATAAAAGTGACATTAGTTTTGTCATGTACGTACGTGTCATTTTATGTTAAGACAGTCATATATAGAAGCATACTAATTGAAACAAGAAATTGAGATCAAGAACCATTAATTTCATGGTCTATATTAGATTTCACATGGtgtatatattaattaccacgtcatttagaatttttaaataatatgacactatgtacaccattaaatacaacaaaattagATTTAAACTGTAAAATATTTATTCTAAATTTTACTTGAAAGCAATCATTTTGTATAATTAATCTTGCCTGTTAACTATTATTTGCTAAAAGAACCTATTGTAAGTCGTTACATCTTTCTCCCCTATATATCCGCATTTATTCTCGGAATGATAAGAGAATAGATTTTTGTACAATGTCACCAAGGGGAAAGGTGTCCTAGCCTTTATATAGAAAATGTATTATAcatttagagaaatgatccctacactcatttcttacaacagccccacaacaagctgacgtggttggtaatattttattatttttttgttttgttttcatttctttttttaaaaaaataataaaatattatcagccacgtcagcttgttgtgagactgttgtgagaaatgagtgtagggatcatttctcatacaTTTAATGTGTGGAGAGAAAAATGgacctaaatatatatatatatatatatatatatatatatatatatatatatatatatatatatatatatatatatatatcccattCACATCTTTATACAACCAAGTttcaaatcaatcattgaatttgtgagatcTAATGTAGATTCTATAAATCTAATAGTGcattaaaaatgagatgtattGGGGTTATCATCCTATACTGCTAATGTTATGCCCCAAATGCAAAACAAGCTATAAATATCTCTCCTTAAAACCTGCATATTATAAGATTCTTACAAAATAAGCTAGagctctaattttttttttttcataataatttCAGTATAGAACAATATTTctctaataaaaaaatgcaCCAAATAAACACAAATGTAATTCCAAAATAAACTTGTACAAATAAAGGTCTCTAATCCccatttaaaattattcaaaacataATCCATTCCACTTATCCATGGAACCTTTAGAGAGAAAAATCGTAGACAACTATCCTAAACAATTATATACTATGTGATGATAAAGAACGTACAGTATATGTATACATCACTATATTGGAACGTTTTGTATAATGCATAAAACAGATACCTAAATTAAACGAAGcaaactttttaataaatataaataaaaaaaaccagccaaaaatatcttttaataaaaaagatattCACATTTCTAATGGCTATTGGATTGATATTAACTAcgtactatttatttatttattttttttgtatctgTATATGTTTTGCCAAATGTGTTCTATAGGTACACTTTTTTATTGCTCcaaactattattattattattattatatattatggaCAGCGACAGTTATTTGTTTCGATCTCTATCCTTTAAATTtgtaatacataaaaaaaacatgatttttatgGATAACGATttcatttatacatataataaataaaacttgGCCTTGTATTAATACttaattaagagttttttacacttaaaaaaagaaaagaaaagaaaaagacagatTTCCTCCCAACTGGGTTGGAAGAACTTCCTCAAACTCAATCTctaaaaataacatatttccTTTTGCATGTGAGAGacatgctttttattttttttatttttttttattttttataggaaTACCAATTTTGGAAGAAATCTTAGTAAAAGGACACATGAGAAGTATATAGAtgctatttaaaaagcatgtgtttcttatatgataagagacacatgtcattttGATAGATTTTATACATTGGGTTGGAAAAAGTTCGTTCAACCCAGTTTTAAGGAATACTATATATTAGCACTACTCCATTAGTTTTGAAGTGTGATAGATTGATAACTATTAGATTTTGGTCggttgataattttaaaagtcacatcagtTTTGGGAGAACTCAAAGAGAACATGGGTCTTCCTCTTAGCACTAGTCCTTTGTTCATCATAGTACTAAGCCATTCTGATTCAAAACTAGTCATTTCATATGCTTTTTTATCCAACTAATTAACGATTAATTTGGACAGAAGGGACCCATGTGTAGTGACTAGTAATACACTATTGTTGGATCATTTGTGCCcccaattttttcaaaatatgagATACTTTAATCTTTATGCTGGATGCTTGGATTTATGTAGTTCGTCAAGGAGTCCATGCCCCTCCACTTCTTTCCCCGCTACAACAAGCAGCGCAAGACCCCAAAAGACTTGTTCACCGACACCCACAGGAACCTCGTCGAAAAAGGCGGCGACTGGCTAAACAAAACCTCCGAGTCATGCTCTGTCGTCGCTGCACTCATTGCCACCGTTGCCTTCGCCACATCCTCCACGGTCCCCGGAGGAGTCAAGCAGGACAGTGGCACTCCAACACTCGAGAACCAGCCCGCATTCAACGTCTTCGCCGTCGCATCACTCGTTGCGCTCTGCTTCTCCGTCACGGCCGTGGTCATGTTCCTCGCCATCTTAACATCACGTTACCAAGAGAGAGATTTTGGCAGGGACTTGCCCACAAAGCTCTTGGTAGGCTTAACGTCGCTGTTCGTTTCCATAGCTTCAATGCTGATCTCGTTCTGTGCGGGACATTTCTTTGTGCTAAAGGATAAGCTGGCATACGCAGCGTTTCCGGTGTATGCAGTGACGTGCCTGCCGGTAACGTTTTTTGCTATGGTGCAGTTTCCGCTCTATGTTGATCTTATATGGGCTACCTTCAAGAAGGTGCCACAACGTAGCTACAAGACGGTGCCTCTCTAACGTCTTTAGTCAATTTGTTTCCTttaacttttgtttttgtttttgtatttatggATGTTATCTTTCTTTCTGCGTGTTTGTGTGGGTGACCAAACAAACACGCAGAATAAGGATGTGTGCGTATTTATGGATGTTATCTTTCTTTCTGCGTGTCCGAGTTGAAATTAATGTTGGACAAGAATAAGGGTGGGGgcagacattttaatgggagggggctaaatatatatatatatttttaggtagtggttaaagtatatatatataaagccaaatTTTAGGTAAATTATACgtaacctaatttttatttattcccttcaaattaaaaattaataagtaaATAACTCGATCAATAGCCAAATGGAAACAATTGCAGGAGCCAACCAACACTACAAACAATGATGACattcgccacgtggctacagtagaGGTTATTGACATGGCCAGATAGCCATGTGTCTTAATGACAACGTAGCTAGCTATAGCGGGGAGACatgtggacacgtgtatttatatacgtgtccatatggacacgtgtatttattacacgtgtccagatGGCCGCGTGTAGCACTTCCACGCGGCCATCTAGACACGTGCAACTATGGGACGAGGCCACGTTGCCGCGTGTCTCAAATACACATGACTGCAGTCTGCCACGTGTATTTCTACACGTGTGTCCACATGGCCACTTGTTCCATAtgccacgtggctaactgtagtttttttttttaatttattttttgttccccaattttattattatttttt
Above is a genomic segment from Alnus glutinosa chromosome 12, dhAlnGlut1.1, whole genome shotgun sequence containing:
- the LOC133851051 gene encoding uncharacterized protein LOC133851051, whose amino-acid sequence is MTMPIEETSESMKNKLLQMAMEGAWDEVVEIYGSNQEAHNLKITRSGDTALHIAVSDGQEEIVKKLIAKISQAERKKALTIGNEHGNTPLHAAASIGNVCMCQCIAQVDPALVGARNTVSETPLFLAAFHGKKEAFLCLLRICGRYAGYEYSKKKNDGETILHCAIAGEYFDLAFQIIQLYKDQAEKMDLVNSVNQEGFSPLHLLASKPSAFRSGSHLGRYYKIIYHCIWVDELQMDSTINKLIHDDKDEDYDKGHPQGDKKSSNNADSLEYPENYRTCISLFECFWNVVRDAMGSRRNSHRYRSQNYVVRKVEITGENGAQTDADLESHAGSKVTNGARRQLLPPNYVTCFAFLKLTYKAMVVVLGLGSTEIRKIQAKKEKHKWSVQIMKELLEHASTNEYGNTGTTPPLLAADGETRPYTIAEGSVDYSNIFSEDQQKPNNLTPESSEANQRYKSKEIEGRPKNETTILIASKAGVTNISESILEHFPVAIQDMNADKKNIMTLTVQNMETRMQKGETPILIAAKNGITEIVEEILHRFPIAIHDMNTEKKNIVLLAVEHRQPHVYQLLLKRNILRDSVFRVVDNEGNSALHLAAKLGDYKPWLIPGAALQMQWEIKWYEFVKESMPLHFFPRYNKQRKTPKDLFTDTHRNLVEKGGDWLNKTSESCSVVAALIATVAFATSSTVPGGVKQDSGTPTLENQPAFNVFAVASLVALCFSVTAVVMFLAILTSRYQERDFGRDLPTKLLVGLTSLFVSIASMLISFCAGHFFVLKDKLAYAAFPVYAVTCLPVTFFAMVQFPLYVDLIWATFKKVPQRSYKTVPL